One Azospirillum brasilense DNA window includes the following coding sequences:
- a CDS encoding NAD(P)-dependent oxidoreductase: MANQRMLGFVHTAQRMPDKRPATERRQDFAEIYARFSDERANEQANRCSQCGVPFCQVHCPVSNNIPDWLKLTSEGRLEEAYEVSQATNNFPEICGRICPQDRLCEGNCVIEQSTHGAVTIGSVEKYINDTAWDQGWVKPRKPSRELGVSVGVIGAGPAGLAAAEELRAKGYEVHVYDRYDRMGGLLVYGIPGFKLEKSVVERRVQLLADAGVVYHPNFEVGRDASLPELRRRHVAVLVATGVYKARDIKAPGSGLGNIVAALDYLTTSNKVGLGDTVEAYENGSLNAAGKHVVVLGGGDTAMDCVRTAIRQGAKSVKCLYRRDRKNMPGSQREVAHAEEEGVEFIWQAAPEGFTGDTVVTGVRAVRIHLGVADATGRQTPQVIEGSEFTVQADLVIKALGFEPEDLPALFGETELKVTRWGTLLVDHRSKMTNLEGVFAAGDIVRGASLVVWAIRDGRDAAEGIHAYAKAKAEAPVAVAAE, translated from the coding sequence ATGGCGAACCAGAGGATGTTGGGCTTCGTGCACACCGCGCAGCGGATGCCCGACAAACGCCCGGCCACGGAGCGCCGCCAGGATTTCGCCGAGATCTACGCCCGCTTCTCCGACGAGCGCGCCAACGAGCAGGCCAACCGCTGCTCGCAGTGCGGCGTTCCCTTCTGCCAGGTGCACTGCCCGGTCTCCAACAACATCCCCGACTGGCTGAAGCTGACCTCCGAAGGCCGGCTGGAGGAGGCTTACGAGGTCTCCCAGGCCACCAACAACTTCCCGGAGATCTGCGGCCGCATCTGCCCGCAGGACCGCCTGTGCGAAGGCAACTGCGTCATCGAGCAGTCCACCCACGGCGCCGTCACCATCGGGTCGGTCGAGAAGTACATCAACGACACCGCCTGGGATCAGGGCTGGGTGAAGCCGCGCAAGCCGTCGCGTGAGCTGGGCGTCTCGGTCGGCGTCATCGGCGCCGGTCCCGCCGGCCTCGCCGCCGCCGAGGAGCTGCGCGCCAAGGGCTACGAGGTGCACGTCTACGACCGCTACGACCGCATGGGCGGCCTGCTGGTCTACGGCATCCCCGGCTTCAAGCTGGAGAAGTCGGTGGTCGAGCGCCGCGTTCAGCTGCTGGCCGACGCCGGGGTGGTCTACCACCCGAACTTCGAGGTGGGCCGCGACGCCTCCCTGCCGGAGCTGCGCCGCAGGCACGTCGCCGTCCTGGTCGCCACCGGTGTCTACAAGGCGCGCGACATCAAGGCGCCGGGCTCGGGCCTTGGCAACATCGTGGCGGCGCTGGACTATCTGACCACCTCCAACAAGGTCGGCCTGGGCGACACGGTGGAGGCGTACGAGAACGGCTCCCTGAACGCCGCGGGCAAGCATGTGGTGGTTCTGGGCGGCGGCGACACCGCCATGGACTGCGTGCGCACGGCCATCCGCCAGGGCGCCAAGTCGGTCAAGTGTCTGTACCGCCGCGACCGCAAGAACATGCCGGGTTCGCAGCGCGAGGTCGCCCATGCCGAGGAAGAGGGCGTGGAGTTCATCTGGCAGGCCGCCCCGGAAGGCTTCACCGGCGACACGGTGGTGACCGGCGTGCGCGCCGTGCGCATCCATCTGGGCGTGGCCGACGCCACCGGCCGCCAGACCCCGCAGGTGATCGAGGGGTCGGAGTTCACCGTCCAGGCCGATCTGGTCATCAAGGCGCTCGGCTTCGAGCCGGAGGATCTGCCCGCCCTGTTCGGCGAGACGGAACTGAAGGTCACCCGCTGGGGCACGCTGCTGGTCGACCACCGCAGCAAGATGACCAACCTGGAAGGCGTCTTCGCCGCCGGCGACATCGTGCGCGGCGCCTCGTTGGTGGTGTGGGCCATCCGCGACGGCCGCGACGCGGCGGAGGGCATCCACGCCTACGCCAAGGCGAAGGCCGAGGCGCCGGTCGCCGTCGCGGCTGAATAA
- a CDS encoding MFS transporter: MQAATQDFTIREFADRAPGARLASLAAFFVNGSVFGVWATQIPAIKDHLDLSPGVLGVALLCLAAGALTAMVGTGPLLGRVGSAPVIRLTAVAFALILPLPALMPDLLSLCAVLFLFGAAGGTMDVAMNAHGALVERHLGRPIMSSLHGMWSLGGLFGAGMGGLLLQVLPPPVQASILAAALLALFFALHRRFLPGSADQQAEPTGLALPDRGTLLLGALTFLAFMSEGAILDWSAVYLREDLGGAASIAALGFAVFSGAMAVGRFCGDRLRQRFGGPVLVRAGAVLAFAGLAVALTGGGPVVAVAGFGLTGLGLSNVVPVLFSAAGAKAEGEAGQAIAAVATLGYAGVLTGPALLGFVAEASTVGFSFALVAALALVIAAASSRAVAQQG, from the coding sequence ATGCAGGCGGCAACGCAGGATTTCACCATACGGGAATTCGCCGACCGCGCCCCGGGCGCCCGGCTTGCCTCCCTGGCGGCCTTCTTTGTCAACGGGTCGGTGTTCGGCGTCTGGGCCACCCAGATCCCGGCGATCAAGGATCACCTGGACCTCAGCCCCGGCGTGCTCGGCGTCGCCCTGCTCTGCCTCGCCGCCGGGGCGCTGACGGCCATGGTCGGCACGGGCCCACTGCTCGGCCGCGTGGGCAGCGCGCCGGTGATCCGGCTCACCGCCGTGGCCTTCGCCCTGATCCTGCCGCTGCCGGCGCTGATGCCGGATCTGTTGTCGCTGTGCGCGGTGCTGTTCCTGTTCGGGGCGGCGGGCGGAACCATGGACGTGGCGATGAACGCCCATGGCGCTTTAGTGGAACGCCATCTCGGACGGCCCATCATGTCGTCTCTACACGGCATGTGGAGCCTGGGCGGCCTGTTCGGCGCCGGGATGGGCGGCCTGTTGCTGCAAGTCCTGCCGCCGCCGGTCCAGGCGTCCATCCTCGCGGCGGCCCTGCTCGCCCTGTTCTTCGCGCTGCACCGCCGCTTCCTGCCCGGAAGCGCCGATCAGCAGGCGGAGCCGACGGGCCTCGCCCTGCCCGACCGCGGCACGCTGCTGCTGGGCGCCCTGACCTTCCTGGCCTTCATGAGCGAGGGCGCGATCCTGGACTGGAGCGCCGTCTATCTGCGCGAGGATCTGGGGGGTGCGGCGTCGATCGCGGCGCTGGGCTTCGCCGTCTTTTCCGGCGCCATGGCGGTGGGCCGCTTCTGCGGCGACCGGCTTCGCCAGCGTTTCGGCGGGCCGGTGCTGGTCCGGGCGGGCGCGGTGCTGGCCTTCGCCGGGCTGGCGGTCGCGCTGACCGGGGGCGGCCCGGTGGTGGCGGTCGCCGGGTTCGGGCTGACCGGGCTCGGCCTGTCGAACGTAGTGCCGGTGCTGTTCAGTGCCGCCGGGGCCAAGGCGGAGGGGGAAGCCGGCCAAGCCATCGCCGCGGTGGCGACCCTCGGCTACGCCGGCGTGCTGACCGGCCCGGCCCTGCTCGGCTTCGTGGCGGAAGCCAGCACGGTGGGCTTTTCCTTCGCCCTGGTCGCCGCGCTGGCGCTGGTCATCGCCGCGGCCTCCTCGCGCGCCGTCGCCCAACAGGGCTGA
- a CDS encoding undecaprenyl-diphosphate phosphatase, with translation MLIDQYLDAALLGLIEGLTEFLPVSSTGHLIIFDTLLGFEGPPGKVFEVVIQLGAILAICTVYFARLWKVVTGLKDDPGARHFAVAVILAFLPAMVLGAALHGVIKAVLFNPTVVSIALILGGVAILMAERLVPVPRYHQIERFPAPLALKIGLCQCLALVPGVSRSGATILGSLLMGVDRRTAAEFSFFLAIPTMAGATVYDLYKNWSLMTVDSALLIGVGFVTAFIAAALVVKVLVDFVGRYGFAPFAWYRIAIGSGMLAFLYL, from the coding sequence ATGTTGATCGACCAATATCTGGACGCCGCTCTGCTCGGCCTGATCGAAGGGCTGACCGAATTTCTGCCGGTCTCGTCCACCGGCCACCTGATCATTTTCGACACCCTGTTGGGCTTCGAAGGCCCGCCGGGCAAGGTGTTCGAGGTGGTGATCCAGCTCGGTGCGATCCTGGCGATCTGCACGGTCTATTTCGCCCGGCTGTGGAAGGTGGTCACCGGATTGAAGGACGACCCGGGCGCCCGCCACTTCGCCGTGGCGGTGATCCTGGCCTTCCTGCCGGCGATGGTGCTGGGGGCGGCGCTGCACGGCGTCATCAAGGCGGTGCTGTTCAACCCGACGGTGGTCAGCATCGCGCTGATCCTGGGCGGCGTGGCGATCCTGATGGCGGAGCGGCTGGTGCCGGTCCCGCGCTACCACCAGATCGAACGCTTCCCGGCGCCGCTCGCCCTGAAGATCGGACTGTGCCAGTGCCTGGCGCTGGTGCCGGGCGTGTCGCGCTCGGGCGCGACGATCCTCGGCTCGCTGCTGATGGGGGTGGACCGGCGGACCGCCGCGGAATTCTCCTTCTTCCTGGCGATCCCGACCATGGCCGGCGCCACGGTCTACGACCTCTACAAGAACTGGAGTCTGATGACCGTCGACTCCGCGCTGCTGATCGGGGTCGGCTTTGTCACCGCCTTCATCGCGGCGGCGCTGGTGGTCAAGGTGCTGGTGGACTTCGTCGGGCGCTACGGCTTCGCGCCCTTCGCCTGGTACCGCATCGCCATCGGGTCGGGGATGCTGGCGTTCCTCTATCTGTAA
- the chrA gene encoding chromate efflux transporter, protein MTQADSANAPGVDTAGHGVSLGEATRVWARIAALSFGGPAGQIAMMHRIVVDEKKWIGEERFLHALNYCMLLPGPEAQQLAVYIGWLMHRTVGGLIAGVLFVLPGALAIMALSLIYATLGHTGAVQGLFFGLKAAVLAVVLEAVVRVGRRTLKNGAMVALSAAAFLAIFAFNVPFPLIILTAALIGLAGARLGVTAFRPAPHGPASSTHGNSLLGEGTPDHARPSTAWSLRVGAVCLALWLGPVLALLLTLGPDNTFTGIAVFFSKMAVVTFGGAYAVLAYVAQQAVETYGWLHPGEMLDGLGMAETTPGPLIMVVQFVGFLGALRDPGALPPLLAGVLGGLLTTWVTFVPCFLWIFLGAPYVEALRGNRMLGAALSAITAAVVGVILNLALWFALHTLFARLEPVSFAGMRLDLPVLASVNLPALALTVAAVLAVFRFKVGMLPTLGACALAGVALRMAGAA, encoded by the coding sequence ATGACCCAGGCGGACAGCGCCAACGCACCCGGTGTGGACACCGCCGGCCACGGGGTGAGCCTGGGAGAGGCCACGCGGGTGTGGGCGCGGATCGCCGCGCTGAGCTTCGGCGGGCCGGCCGGCCAGATCGCTATGATGCACCGCATCGTGGTGGACGAGAAGAAATGGATCGGGGAGGAGCGGTTCCTCCACGCCTTGAACTACTGCATGCTGCTGCCGGGGCCGGAGGCGCAGCAGCTGGCCGTCTACATCGGCTGGCTGATGCACCGGACGGTGGGCGGGCTGATCGCCGGCGTCCTGTTCGTCCTGCCCGGCGCGCTGGCCATCATGGCGCTCAGCCTGATCTATGCGACGCTGGGGCACACCGGGGCGGTGCAGGGGCTGTTTTTCGGGTTGAAGGCGGCGGTGCTCGCCGTGGTGCTGGAGGCGGTGGTCCGCGTCGGGCGGCGCACGCTTAAGAACGGGGCGATGGTCGCCCTGTCGGCGGCGGCCTTCCTGGCGATCTTCGCCTTCAACGTCCCGTTCCCCCTGATCATCCTGACCGCCGCCCTGATCGGTCTGGCCGGGGCGCGGCTGGGTGTCACCGCCTTCCGGCCGGCGCCGCACGGACCGGCTTCGTCCACGCATGGAAATAGCCTGCTGGGCGAGGGGACGCCGGACCACGCCCGCCCCTCCACCGCTTGGTCGCTGCGGGTCGGGGCGGTGTGCCTCGCCCTGTGGCTGGGGCCGGTGCTGGCGCTGCTGCTGACGCTGGGACCGGACAACACGTTCACCGGCATCGCCGTCTTCTTCTCCAAGATGGCGGTGGTGACCTTCGGCGGCGCCTACGCCGTACTGGCCTATGTGGCTCAGCAGGCGGTGGAGACCTACGGCTGGCTCCATCCCGGCGAGATGCTCGACGGGCTGGGCATGGCGGAGACGACGCCGGGGCCGCTGATCATGGTGGTGCAGTTCGTCGGCTTCCTCGGCGCGCTGCGCGATCCGGGGGCGCTGCCGCCGCTGCTGGCCGGGGTGCTGGGCGGGCTGCTGACCACCTGGGTCACCTTCGTGCCCTGCTTCCTGTGGATCTTCCTCGGCGCGCCCTATGTGGAGGCGCTGCGCGGCAACCGGATGCTCGGCGCCGCCTTGTCGGCGATCACCGCGGCGGTGGTCGGGGTGATCCTGAATCTGGCGCTGTGGTTCGCCCTGCACACGCTGTTCGCCCGCCTGGAACCGGTGTCCTTCGCCGGCATGAGGCTGGACCTGCCCGTTCTCGCCAGCGTCAACCTGCCGGCCCTGGCGCTGACCGTGGCGGCGGTGCTGGCGGTGTTCCGTTTCAAGGTGGGGATGCTGCCCACCCTGGGCGCTTGCGCGCTGGCCGGCGTGGCGCTGCGCATGGCGGGGGCGGCGTAG
- the gltB gene encoding glutamate synthase large subunit, which yields MTTELNQGEQFVADFRANAAALTTANAYNPEDEHDACGVGFIAAIDGKPRRSVVEKGIEALKAVWHRGAVDADGKTGDGAGIHVAVPQKFFKDHVKVIGHRAPDNKLAVGQVFLPRISLDAQEACRCIVETEILAFGYYIYGWRQVPINVDIIGEKANATRPEIEQIIVGNNKGVSDEQFELDLYIIRRRIEKAVKGEQINDFYICSLSARSIIYKGMFLAEQLTTFYPDLLDERFESDFAIYHQRYSTNTFPTWPLAQPFRMLAHNGEINTVKGNVNWMKAHETRMEHPAFGTHMQDLKPVIGVGLSDSGSLDTVFEVMVRAGRTAPMVKMMLVPQALTSSQTTPDNHKALIQYCNSVMEPWDGPAALAMTDGRWVVGGMDRNGLRPMRYTITTDGLIIGGSETGMVKIDEAQVIEKGRLGPGEMIAVDLQSGKLYRDRELKDHLATLKPWDKWVQNTTHLDELVKTASLKGEPSDMDKAELRRRQQAFGLTMEDMELILHPMVEDGKEAIGSMGDDSPIAVLSDKYRGLHHFFRQNFSQVTNPPIDSLRERRVMSLKTRLGNLGNILDEDETQTRLLQLESPVLTTAEFRAMRDYMGDTAAEIDATFPVDGGPDALRDALRRIRQEAEDAVRGGATHVILTDEAMGPARAAIPAILATGAVHTHLIRSNLRTFTSLNVRTAEGLDTHYFAVLIGVGATTVNAYLAQEAIAERHRRGLFGAMPLEKGMANYKKAIDDGLLKIMSKMGISVISSYRGGGNFEAIGLSRALVAEHFPAMVSRISGIGLNGIQKKVLEQHATAYNEEVVALPVGGFYRFRKSGDRHGWEGGVIHTLQQAVTNDSYTTFKKYSEQVNKRPPMQLRDLLELRSTKAPVPVDEVESITAIRKRFITPGMSMGALSPEAHGTLNVAMNRIGAKSDSGEGGEDPARFRPDKNGDNWNSAIKQVASGRFGVTAEYLNQCRELEIKVAQGAKPGEGGQLPGFKVTEMIARLRHSTPGVMLISPPPHHDIYSIEDLAQLIYDLKQINPDAKVTVKLVSRSGIGTIAAGVAKANADIILISGNSGGTGASPQTSIKFAGLPWEMGLSEVHQVLTLNRLRHRVRLRTDGGLKTGRDIVIAAMLGAEEFGIGTASLIAMGCIMVRQCHSNTCPVGVCVQDDKLRQKFVGTPEKVVNLFTFLAEEVREILAGLGFRSLNEVIGRTDLLHQVSRGAEHLDDLDLNPLLAQVDPGENARYCTLQGRNEVPDTLDARIVADARPLFEEGEKMQLAYNARNTQRAIGTRLSSMVTRKFGMFGLQPGHITIRLRGTAGQSLGAFAVQGIKLEVMGDANDYVGKGLSGGTIVVRPTTSSPLETNKNTIIGNTVLYGATAGKLFAAGQAGERFAVRNSGATVVVEGCGSNGCEYMTGGTAVILGRVGDNFAAGMTGGMAYVYDLDDSLPLYINDESVIFQRIEVGHYESQLKHLIEEHVTETQSRFAAEILNDWAREVTKFWQVVPKEMLNRLEVPVHLPKAISAE from the coding sequence ATGACCACCGAGTTGAACCAGGGTGAGCAGTTCGTCGCCGACTTCCGCGCCAACGCCGCGGCGCTGACCACTGCCAACGCCTACAACCCGGAGGATGAGCACGACGCCTGCGGCGTCGGCTTCATCGCCGCGATCGACGGCAAGCCCCGCCGCTCGGTGGTCGAGAAAGGCATCGAGGCGCTGAAAGCCGTCTGGCACCGCGGCGCCGTGGACGCCGACGGCAAGACGGGCGACGGTGCCGGCATCCACGTCGCCGTGCCGCAGAAGTTCTTCAAGGACCATGTGAAGGTCATCGGCCACCGCGCGCCGGACAACAAGCTGGCCGTCGGCCAGGTCTTCCTGCCGCGCATCAGCCTGGACGCGCAGGAAGCCTGCCGCTGCATCGTCGAGACCGAGATCCTGGCCTTCGGCTACTACATCTACGGCTGGCGCCAAGTGCCGATCAACGTCGACATCATCGGCGAGAAGGCCAACGCGACCCGTCCGGAGATCGAGCAGATCATCGTCGGCAACAACAAGGGCGTGTCCGACGAGCAGTTCGAGCTGGACCTCTACATCATCCGCCGCCGCATCGAGAAGGCGGTGAAGGGTGAGCAGATCAACGACTTCTACATCTGCTCGCTGTCCGCCCGCTCGATCATCTACAAGGGCATGTTCCTGGCGGAGCAGCTGACCACCTTCTATCCGGACCTGCTGGACGAGCGGTTCGAGTCCGACTTCGCCATCTACCACCAGCGCTATTCGACCAACACCTTCCCGACGTGGCCGCTGGCCCAGCCCTTCCGGATGCTCGCCCACAACGGCGAGATCAACACGGTCAAGGGCAACGTCAACTGGATGAAGGCGCACGAGACCCGGATGGAGCATCCGGCCTTCGGCACCCACATGCAGGACCTGAAGCCGGTGATCGGCGTCGGCCTGTCGGACTCCGGCTCGCTCGACACCGTGTTCGAGGTGATGGTCCGCGCCGGCCGCACGGCCCCGATGGTCAAGATGATGCTGGTGCCGCAGGCGCTGACCAGCTCGCAGACCACGCCGGACAACCACAAGGCGCTGATCCAGTACTGCAACTCCGTCATGGAGCCGTGGGACGGCCCGGCCGCGCTGGCCATGACCGACGGCCGCTGGGTCGTCGGCGGCATGGACCGCAACGGCCTGCGCCCAATGCGCTACACGATCACCACCGACGGCCTGATCATCGGCGGGTCCGAGACGGGCATGGTGAAGATCGACGAGGCCCAGGTCATCGAGAAGGGCCGCCTCGGCCCGGGCGAGATGATCGCCGTTGACCTCCAGTCCGGCAAGCTCTACCGCGACCGCGAACTGAAGGACCATCTCGCCACGCTGAAGCCGTGGGACAAGTGGGTGCAGAACACCACCCACCTGGACGAGCTGGTCAAGACCGCCTCGCTGAAGGGCGAGCCGTCGGACATGGACAAGGCCGAGCTGCGCCGCCGCCAGCAGGCCTTCGGCCTGACCATGGAAGACATGGAGCTGATCCTGCACCCGATGGTGGAGGACGGCAAGGAGGCCATCGGCTCGATGGGCGACGACAGCCCCATCGCCGTGCTGTCCGACAAGTACCGCGGCCTGCACCACTTCTTCCGCCAGAACTTCTCCCAGGTCACCAACCCGCCCATCGACTCGCTCCGTGAGCGCCGGGTGATGAGCCTGAAGACGCGGCTCGGCAACCTCGGCAACATCCTGGACGAGGACGAGACGCAGACCCGCCTGCTGCAGCTCGAATCGCCGGTCCTGACGACCGCCGAGTTCCGCGCCATGCGCGACTACATGGGCGACACGGCCGCCGAGATCGACGCGACCTTCCCGGTCGACGGCGGTCCCGACGCGCTGCGCGACGCGCTGCGCCGCATCCGCCAGGAGGCGGAGGACGCGGTGCGCGGCGGCGCCACCCACGTCATCCTGACCGACGAGGCGATGGGCCCGGCGCGCGCCGCCATCCCGGCGATCCTCGCCACCGGTGCCGTGCACACGCACCTGATCCGCTCCAACCTGCGCACCTTCACCTCGCTGAACGTGCGCACGGCGGAGGGCCTGGACACCCACTACTTCGCCGTGCTGATCGGCGTCGGCGCCACCACGGTCAACGCCTACCTCGCCCAGGAGGCCATCGCCGAGCGTCACCGCCGCGGCCTGTTCGGCGCCATGCCGCTGGAAAAGGGCATGGCCAACTACAAGAAGGCCATCGACGACGGCCTCCTGAAGATCATGTCCAAGATGGGCATCTCGGTCATCAGCAGCTACCGCGGCGGCGGCAACTTCGAGGCCATCGGCCTGTCGCGCGCGCTGGTTGCCGAGCATTTCCCGGCGATGGTCAGCCGCATCTCCGGCATCGGCCTGAACGGCATCCAGAAGAAGGTGCTGGAGCAGCACGCCACCGCCTACAACGAGGAGGTCGTGGCCCTGCCGGTCGGCGGCTTCTACCGCTTCCGCAAGTCGGGCGACCGCCACGGCTGGGAAGGCGGCGTGATCCACACGCTGCAGCAGGCGGTGACCAACGACAGCTACACCACCTTCAAGAAGTACAGCGAGCAGGTGAACAAGCGCCCGCCGATGCAGCTCCGCGACCTGCTGGAGCTGCGCTCCACCAAGGCCCCGGTGCCGGTGGACGAGGTGGAGAGCATCACCGCGATCCGCAAGCGCTTCATCACGCCGGGCATGTCCATGGGCGCCCTGTCGCCCGAGGCGCACGGCACGCTGAACGTCGCCATGAACCGCATCGGCGCCAAGTCCGACAGCGGTGAGGGCGGCGAGGATCCGGCGCGCTTCCGCCCGGACAAGAACGGCGACAACTGGAACAGCGCCATCAAGCAGGTGGCCTCGGGCCGCTTCGGCGTCACCGCCGAGTACCTGAACCAGTGCCGCGAACTGGAGATCAAGGTCGCCCAGGGCGCCAAGCCCGGCGAGGGCGGCCAGCTCCCCGGCTTCAAGGTGACCGAGATGATCGCGCGGCTGCGTCACTCGACACCGGGCGTGATGCTCATCAGCCCGCCGCCGCACCACGACATCTACTCGATCGAGGATCTCGCCCAGCTCATCTATGACCTGAAGCAGATCAATCCGGATGCGAAAGTGACGGTGAAGCTGGTCAGCCGTTCCGGCATTGGAACAATTGCCGCGGGCGTGGCGAAGGCCAACGCCGACATCATCCTGATCTCCGGCAACAGCGGCGGTACGGGCGCTTCCCCGCAGACCTCGATCAAGTTCGCCGGCCTGCCCTGGGAGATGGGCCTGTCGGAGGTCCATCAGGTCCTGACGCTGAACCGCCTGCGCCACCGCGTGCGGCTGCGCACCGACGGCGGCCTGAAGACCGGCCGCGACATCGTGATCGCCGCCATGCTGGGCGCGGAGGAATTCGGCATCGGCACGGCCAGCCTGATCGCCATGGGCTGCATCATGGTCCGCCAGTGCCACAGCAACACCTGCCCGGTCGGCGTCTGCGTGCAGGACGACAAGCTGCGCCAGAAGTTCGTCGGCACGCCGGAGAAGGTCGTCAACCTCTTCACCTTCCTGGCGGAAGAGGTGCGCGAGATCCTGGCCGGCCTGGGCTTCCGCTCGCTGAACGAGGTGATCGGCCGCACCGACCTGCTCCATCAGGTCAGCCGCGGCGCCGAGCATCTCGACGACCTCGACCTGAACCCGCTGCTGGCCCAGGTCGATCCCGGCGAGAACGCCCGTTACTGCACGCTGCAGGGCCGCAACGAGGTGCCGGACACGCTGGACGCCCGCATCGTCGCCGACGCCCGCCCGCTGTTCGAGGAGGGCGAGAAGATGCAGCTCGCCTACAACGCCCGCAACACGCAGCGCGCCATCGGCACGCGGCTGTCCTCGATGGTGACGCGCAAGTTCGGCATGTTCGGGCTGCAGCCCGGCCACATCACCATCCGCCTGCGCGGCACCGCCGGCCAGTCGCTCGGCGCCTTCGCGGTGCAGGGCATCAAGCTGGAGGTGATGGGCGACGCCAACGACTATGTCGGCAAGGGCCTGTCGGGCGGCACCATCGTCGTCCGTCCGACGACCTCCAGCCCGCTGGAGACCAACAAGAACACGATCATCGGCAACACGGTCCTCTACGGCGCGACGGCGGGCAAGCTGTTCGCCGCGGGCCAGGCCGGCGAGCGGTTCGCCGTCCGCAACTCCGGCGCCACCGTGGTGGTCGAGGGCTGCGGCTCCAACGGCTGCGAGTACATGACGGGCGGCACGGCGGTCATCCTCGGCCGCGTCGGCGACAACTTCGCCGCCGGCATGACGGGCGGCATGGCCTATGTCTACGACCTGGACGACAGCCTGCCGCTCTACATCAACGATGAGAGCGTGATCTTCCAGCGCATCGAGGTCGGCCATTACGAAAGCCAGCTCAAGCACCTGATCGAGGAGCATGTGACGGAGACGCAGAGCCGCTTCGCCGCCGAGATCCTCAACGATTGGGCGCGTGAGGTGACCAAGTTCTGGCAGGTGGTTCCGAAGGAAATGCTCAACCGCCTGGAAGTGCCGGTCCATCTGCCGAAGGCCATTTCCGCGGAGTAA
- a CDS encoding GNAT family N-acetyltransferase — protein sequence MPAEDGLRIDIRFATAADGPRCADIFLRGRRAAFSWQPEDRFGLDDYYDCVDGEEVLVAEAGGCVVGFVSVDAGERFIHTLFIDPLWRGRGIGSALLREALTLLSGSAELACASRNAAARAFYEHNGWTPVPGADPEGDAAPLVVYRKSAL from the coding sequence ATGCCGGCAGAGGACGGCTTGCGCATCGACATTCGCTTCGCCACGGCGGCCGACGGGCCGCGCTGCGCCGACATCTTCTTGCGCGGGCGCCGCGCCGCCTTTTCCTGGCAGCCCGAGGACCGCTTCGGCCTGGACGACTATTACGACTGCGTGGACGGGGAAGAGGTGCTGGTGGCGGAAGCCGGCGGCTGCGTGGTCGGCTTCGTCTCCGTCGATGCCGGCGAGCGCTTCATCCACACCCTGTTCATCGACCCGCTGTGGCGCGGGCGGGGCATCGGCAGCGCGCTGCTGCGCGAGGCGCTGACCCTGCTGAGCGGCTCCGCGGAACTGGCCTGCGCCTCGCGCAACGCGGCGGCCCGCGCCTTCTACGAGCACAATGGCTGGACCCCGGTCCCCGGCGCCGATCCGGAGGGCGACGCCGCCCCCCTGGTGGTCTACCGCAAATCCGCCCTTTGA
- a CDS encoding glutathione S-transferase family protein: protein MRTLHHHPLHPLSRVARVMLAEKGLPFDTVIEKPWERREDFLMLNPAGEPPVLVEEDGTVVAGGLPVLEYLEEAYPDVALMPREVAARAEVRRIVDWFTRTFDREVTENLVGEKLIKRLSGQGHPYAPAIRAGLANIQYHMEYIAFLSERRPWLAGSSFTVADIAAAAALSCVDYVDNVPWDKVPEAKDWYARIKSRPSFRGLLTDSIPGCPPPRHYADLDF from the coding sequence ATGCGGACACTCCATCACCACCCCCTCCATCCCTTGTCCCGCGTCGCGCGGGTGATGCTGGCCGAGAAGGGTCTTCCCTTCGACACGGTCATCGAGAAGCCGTGGGAACGGCGCGAGGATTTCCTGATGCTGAACCCCGCCGGCGAGCCGCCGGTGCTGGTGGAGGAGGACGGAACCGTCGTGGCCGGCGGGCTCCCCGTGCTGGAGTATCTGGAGGAGGCCTATCCCGACGTGGCCCTGATGCCGCGGGAGGTGGCGGCCCGCGCCGAGGTGCGCCGGATCGTCGACTGGTTCACCCGCACCTTCGACCGCGAGGTGACCGAGAATCTGGTCGGCGAGAAGCTGATCAAGCGGCTGTCCGGCCAGGGCCACCCCTACGCCCCGGCGATCCGCGCCGGTCTGGCAAACATCCAGTACCATATGGAATACATCGCCTTCCTGTCGGAACGGCGCCCCTGGCTGGCTGGCTCCAGCTTCACGGTGGCCGACATCGCGGCGGCGGCGGCGCTGTCCTGCGTCGATTACGTGGACAACGTGCCGTGGGACAAGGTGCCGGAGGCCAAGGACTGGTACGCCCGCATCAAGTCGCGCCCCAGCTTCCGCGGTCTGCTCACCGACAGCATCCCCGGTTGCCCGCCGCCCCGTCATTACGCCGACCTGGATTTCTGA